CAGAATCCGAGAGCGGTAGCAGGGTACCCAGTCCAATAACATGTCCATTGAGGCACACAAAGTACTCCACGGAATCGTCGTAAGCACCCAGCCTGGCAGAAGCACTCGCCGGCATCATATCGGCGTGCAGCATGTTCCACAGCTTAGCCTTACAATAGGGGCAGACCTCCTTGGGGTGGAACCTAGCCCGCTTCTCAATCAAGATCTTCTTGACCCTCGAAGTGGCAAACGACTTGAAGATGCCACGGAAGAAGCCCAAGTCGCCCTCTTCCCCCTGATCGAGATGCTCGCACGGATCGGACACGTACAGGACGTCCATCCTACACTGCATGGGCAGGAAGCTCTTGCCGGCGGTCCTGGAGAAGCGCGTCCTGAACACgaagtggcccgggacgtggacgTTGCCGAAGAGGCCCCCCTTGGTGCACCCGTTGCAGTAGATGAGCAGCTTCCCGAGCGCCTTCCAGTTGCCGTCCACAATGTGGCTGCCGTCGGAGTGCAGGTCGAGCATCATCTTGGGCGCCCTGGCGTGGCAGAACTCCTTCCAGAGCACCTGCTTGGCCACCTCGTCGAACCACTTGCAGACGCAG
This region of Lolium perenne isolate Kyuss_39 chromosome 2, Kyuss_2.0, whole genome shotgun sequence genomic DNA includes:
- the LOC127332782 gene encoding EID1-like F-box protein 2, translating into MVLVVKQHRCTHSATCSCTKGHLSEDALFLVFRHMNWNPRLIATLSCVCKWFDEVAKQVLWKEFCHARAPKMMLDLHSDGSHIVDGNWKALGKLLIYCNGCTKGGLFGNVHVPGHFVFRTRFSRTAGKSFLPMQCRMDVLYVSDPCEHLDQGEEGDLGFFRGIFKSFATSRVKKILIEKRARFHPKEVCPYCKAKLWNMLHADMMPASASARLGAYDDSVEYFVCLNGHVIGLGTLLPLSDSEEAPEE